In the Muricauda sp. MAR_2010_75 genome, one interval contains:
- a CDS encoding MATE family efflux transporter → MSTHVNFRSINQLAIPATISGIAEPLLSITDTAIVGNIPVDGLESLAAAGIVGSFLSMLIWVLGQTRSAISAIISQYLGAGKLDEVKNLPAQAIFFNILLSVVILVSTIFIVEDIFKLFEASGKILDYCISYYSIRVWGFPLTLFTFAIFGIFRGLQNTFYPMVIAMIGAGLNILLDFILVYGVEGYIPAMYLEGAAWASLIAQGTMAVLALILLLKKTEISMKLVFPLNKEIKRLILMSLNLFVRTAALNAALMLAVREATILGDRFIGAHTIAVNLWLFAAFFIDGYAAAGNSMGGRLLGASDYNGLWKLAKTIFKYGMVVSLILMLSGFIFYRPIGRLFSNETIVLQTFYSIFYIVILGLPMNTIAFIFDGLFKGLGEMKYLRNVLLSATFLGFIPVLYLGKFLGWGFYAIWIAFVVWMMIRGFALVWKFRQKFRPLVQNA, encoded by the coding sequence TTGAGCACACACGTCAATTTTAGAAGCATTAACCAACTGGCTATTCCCGCTACCATTTCGGGAATTGCGGAACCCCTGCTCTCCATTACCGATACAGCCATTGTGGGCAATATTCCGGTTGATGGATTGGAGTCTTTGGCTGCTGCCGGTATAGTAGGGTCCTTTTTATCCATGCTCATTTGGGTTTTGGGCCAGACCCGAAGTGCCATTTCAGCAATCATCTCCCAATATCTAGGTGCTGGAAAACTGGATGAAGTAAAGAACCTGCCCGCTCAGGCCATTTTCTTTAATATTCTGTTGAGTGTCGTCATTTTGGTGTCCACTATTTTTATTGTTGAAGATATCTTTAAACTATTTGAAGCCTCAGGGAAAATACTGGACTATTGTATTTCGTATTATTCTATTCGGGTTTGGGGCTTTCCGTTGACGCTGTTCACTTTTGCTATTTTTGGAATTTTCAGGGGCTTACAGAACACCTTTTATCCCATGGTGATTGCCATGATTGGAGCAGGCTTAAATATTCTGCTCGATTTTATTCTAGTTTACGGTGTGGAAGGTTATATCCCTGCAATGTATCTGGAAGGTGCAGCATGGGCCAGCTTGATCGCACAAGGCACTATGGCCGTTCTAGCACTGATTCTACTTCTGAAAAAAACTGAAATCAGCATGAAACTGGTCTTCCCGCTCAACAAAGAAATCAAAAGATTGATTTTGATGAGCCTGAATTTGTTTGTCCGTACTGCCGCCCTCAATGCCGCTTTAATGCTTGCGGTTCGAGAAGCTACCATACTAGGGGATCGTTTTATCGGAGCGCATACCATTGCGGTCAACCTATGGTTATTTGCCGCCTTTTTTATTGATGGCTATGCTGCAGCCGGGAATAGTATGGGGGGTAGACTTTTGGGTGCTTCAGACTATAACGGCCTGTGGAAATTGGCCAAGACGATATTCAAATACGGAATGGTCGTAAGTTTAATCTTGATGCTTTCAGGTTTCATTTTCTATAGGCCCATTGGCCGACTTTTTTCAAATGAGACAATTGTGCTCCAAACATTTTACAGTATTTTCTACATTGTAATTCTAGGACTTCCCATGAACACCATCGCCTTTATCTTTGACGGACTCTTTAAGGGTCTGGGTGAAATGAAATATTTGAGGAATGTATTGCTTTCAGCGACATTTTTGGGCTTTATCCCCGTCTTATATCTAGGGAAGTTTTTGGGTTGGGGGTTCTATGCCATTTGGATTGCCTTTGTGGTCTGGATGATGATTCGCGGATTTGCCCTGGTTTGGAAATTTAGACAAAAGTTCAGGCCCTTGGTACAAAACGCTTAA
- a CDS encoding UDP-2,3-diacylglucosamine diphosphatase: MKNITLPKSKKVYFASDNHLGAPTRKDSLSREKKFVAWLDSIKHDAHAIFLMGDLFDFWFEYKTVVPKGFTRTLGKLAELSDMGIQITYFVGNHDLWMNGYFEEELNIPVYHKPQQFLINDTSFFIGHGDGLGPHDKGFKRMKKVFTNPVAQWFFKWLHPDLGVRLGQHLSVNNRIISGEADAKFLGEDKEWLILYAKRKLEQQHYDHFIFGHRHLPMEIKLNQKSSYTNLGDWINYFTYAVFDGENLSLEKLEI, from the coding sequence TTGAAAAATATCACCCTTCCAAAAAGCAAAAAAGTCTATTTCGCTAGCGATAACCACCTTGGTGCGCCCACCAGAAAAGACAGTTTGTCTCGAGAAAAGAAGTTCGTGGCCTGGTTGGACAGCATTAAGCACGATGCCCATGCCATTTTTTTAATGGGTGACCTTTTCGATTTTTGGTTCGAATACAAAACTGTGGTTCCCAAAGGTTTTACCCGTACGCTGGGCAAATTGGCCGAACTTTCAGACATGGGCATACAAATCACCTATTTTGTGGGCAACCATGACCTTTGGATGAATGGTTATTTTGAAGAAGAACTCAACATCCCAGTCTACCACAAACCGCAACAGTTTTTAATTAACGATACTTCTTTTTTTATTGGTCATGGTGATGGTTTGGGCCCACACGACAAGGGCTTTAAACGCATGAAAAAAGTCTTTACCAACCCTGTGGCACAATGGTTCTTTAAGTGGCTGCACCCCGATTTGGGGGTTCGCTTGGGACAACATCTTTCTGTGAACAACCGGATTATTTCTGGTGAGGCCGATGCTAAATTCTTGGGTGAAGACAAGGAGTGGCTGATTCTTTACGCAAAGCGAAAGCTGGAACAACAGCATTATGACCATTTTATTTTCGGCCACCGACACCTTCCGATGGAAATAAAACTCAACCAAAAATCCAGCTACACCAATTTAGGGGATTGGATCAATTATTTTACCTATGCCGTTTTTGATGGTGAAAATTTAAGTCTGGAAAAGCTCGAAATTTAA
- a CDS encoding type II toxin-antitoxin system RelE/ParE family toxin, whose translation MKVKYHKSFEKDLRKINDKKTKQKLKQIILQMKEAIVLDELKSVKKMAGHPNAFRIRIGPYRLGFYYENNTLLLSRFVKRNDIYKLFP comes from the coding sequence ATGAAAGTCAAATATCATAAATCCTTTGAAAAAGATTTAAGAAAGATTAATGATAAAAAGACAAAACAGAAATTAAAGCAAATCATTCTCCAAATGAAAGAAGCCATCGTTTTGGATGAGCTAAAATCTGTCAAAAAAATGGCCGGACATCCAAACGCTTTCAGAATAAGAATAGGCCCTTATCGCCTAGGTTTTTATTACGAAAACAATACCTTGCTATTGTCTCGTTTTGTAAAGCGAAATGATATCTACAAACTTTTTCCTTAG
- a CDS encoding enoyl-CoA hydratase/isomerase family protein produces MSTHRANGSLYTKINNGVAAVEFGHPASNSFVSELLGRLANEFAKLSDNDSVSLIVLKSEGDRAFCAGASFDELVAISNLEEGKAFFSGFAHVINAMRKCKKPIVGRVQGKAVGGGVGLAAACDYVYATVDAAIKLSEISIGIGPFVIAPAVERKMGKAALAELSLSPTEWKNAYWAKEKGLFAKVFDSISKMDKELEFHVQRLASYNPNALAEMKRVLWEGTDHWDELLAQRAESSGKLALSPETKAALEKFKK; encoded by the coding sequence ATGTCCACACATAGAGCCAACGGAAGTTTGTATACCAAAATCAACAACGGAGTTGCTGCGGTGGAATTCGGTCATCCGGCCAGTAATTCTTTTGTGTCCGAACTTTTAGGCCGTTTGGCCAATGAGTTTGCCAAGCTTTCGGATAACGATTCCGTTTCCTTGATTGTATTGAAATCTGAGGGAGATCGCGCTTTCTGTGCCGGGGCTTCTTTTGATGAATTGGTGGCCATTTCAAACTTGGAAGAGGGAAAGGCTTTCTTCAGTGGATTTGCCCATGTCATCAATGCCATGCGTAAATGCAAAAAACCAATTGTTGGGCGTGTTCAGGGCAAGGCCGTTGGGGGTGGTGTTGGCTTGGCCGCTGCTTGCGATTACGTATATGCCACAGTTGATGCTGCCATCAAATTATCAGAAATTTCAATCGGTATTGGTCCCTTTGTCATTGCCCCGGCCGTGGAACGAAAAATGGGAAAAGCCGCTTTAGCCGAACTCTCATTATCCCCAACCGAATGGAAAAATGCCTATTGGGCCAAAGAAAAAGGATTGTTTGCCAAAGTATTTGACTCCATTTCTAAAATGGACAAAGAGTTGGAATTCCATGTGCAACGATTGGCTTCCTACAACCCAAATGCCTTGGCCGAAATGAAACGTGTGCTTTGGGAAGGCACTGACCATTGGGATGAATTGCTCGCCCAACGAGCAGAATCTTCCGGTAAGTTGGCCCTTTCCCCAGAAACCAAAGCCGCCCTGGAAAAGTTTAAAAAATAA